The sequence below is a genomic window from Coffea arabica cultivar ET-39 chromosome 4c, Coffea Arabica ET-39 HiFi, whole genome shotgun sequence.
CCAGTGGACATGAATGGTCCACCTCCCAAGTTTGGGAGAGGAATGAATGGAGTGAACACCCCGGGAGCACCAAGAGGAACGATGACGAGAGGAGTTACGTTGAGAGGGGCATTCTCTAGAGGGTCGTCAAGTGGAAGGGGACAGTCAAGGAATGTCCCACAAGGAAGTCAAGCATCAACTCCCAGTATGTATTGTAACTATTGTGGGAAGACTAATCATACGGAGGATAGGTGttggaaaaaagagaagaaatgcTTGAAGTGTGGAAGTAGTGATCATCAGCTAGCTAGTGTCCTAAGGCTCAAGAGAGAAATGGAGTTCGTCAGATGGGCAAGCCAACCCTCAGTCAGTCTAGTGCAGTGGGGAATCGACCGAGAGTTTCAACTAGGGTTTATGCCCTGGAACATCAACAAGTTCCCAATCCAACGAAGGTTATCGAAGGTACTATCCCTATTTTTCATTGTTTAGCTAAAGTCTTAGTTGACCGTGGTGCTTCGCATACGTTTGTGACTCCTGCTTTTATGTGTAGGGTAGATATAAAACCGGCTAGGTTGTCTTATGATTTAGAGGTTAGAATACCTATTGAAAATCAAAGTCTGATTACGAATTTGGTGTATAGGAACTGTGAAATCTGGGTTGGAAAAAAGAAGTTATTGGTAGACCTAGTGAGTTTGGACATCAATGGGTACGATATTATTATAAGAATGGATTGTTTAGCCCAATATCAAGCTAACTTGaactgtaggacgaaaattgttgAGTTTTACATTCCAGGGGAAGCAACATTAAGATTGGATATGAAGGGAAGATTAGCTTTGTTTGTCCTCATTTCGGGACTTCAGGTTAGAAAGTTAATAAGTAAGAGAGCTCAAGGTtatttggcttttctaataAACTCTCCAAGTGATAAAATGAAGTTAAAAAATGTGCCAATAGCGAGAGATTATCCTGATGTTTTCTCTAAGTAGTTAGAATCCTTACCTCCCGAGTGAGAGGTGAAGTTTAAGATTGATTTAGTATCACAGCTCCAATTTCTAAAACCCCGTATCGGATGGCTCCTGCAGAATTTAAAGAGTTAAAGATCCAATTACAAGATTTGTTAGAGCAGGGATTCATTAGGGAAAGCGATTTGCCTTGGGGAGCGCCATATTATTTGTCAAGAAAAAGGATAGGAGTTTGAGATTGTGCATAGACCATCGAGAGCTGAATAATGTGACAATAAAGAACAAGTATCTTTTACCGCTTATTGATTAACTGTTTGATCAGTTGCAAGGGTCGGTAGTATTTTCTAAGTTGGACCTTAGGCAAGAGTATTATCAGTTAAGAATTAGGAAGAAAGATGTACCGAGAACTgctttaactcgaggtatgggcactttaAATTAGTGGTGATGCCCTTCAGATTGACTAATGTTCCTGCCGcattcatggacttaatgcagcgagtatttaaattatatttggATCAGTTTGTGGTGGTGTTTATAGACGACATTTTGGTATATTCTAAGTGTCGAAAAGATCGTGCCTAACGCTTGAAAATAGTGCTACAAACCTTAAGAGAGCACAAATTATATGTTAAGTTcactaagtgtgaattttggttggagGAAGTGTTCTTTTTAGGGCATAAGATTTCTAAGAATGGGGATTTCTGTAGACCCAACTAAGGTTGACGCCGTTACTCAATGGAAACAACCAGAGACCCCTACGGAGgttagaagtttcttgggttTAGCGGGATATTACCGCCGGTTTATTAAGAGCTTTTCGAGGATTGCTGGGCTACTGACTAATCTGACCAAGAAGCATGGCAAGTTTATGTGGAATCCTAAGTGTGAAGttagttttcaggagttgaagaaGCGTTTGACAATGGCTTCGATATTGACATTACCTAATGGAACGGAAGGACTTATGGTTTACTCAAATGCCTCTAAGGAAGGAttgggttgcattttgatgcaaaatggGAAAGTTATTGCTTATGTCTCTCGAAAATTAAAATCCCATGAacagaattacccgactcatgatttggagttagttGCAGTCATTTTCGCATTGAAAGAGTGGAGTCATTATTTATATAGgatgacatttgaggtttttacggaCCATAAGAGTTTTAAATAtctattttctcaaaaggagttgaatttgagacaaaggTGATGGGTAGAATTTCTTAAGAATTATGTCTGTACCATTGACTATCACCCTGGGAAGGCTAATGTAGTAGCGGATACGTTAAGTCGAAAAGCTCAAGTGGCAGGGTTAATGGTTAGAGAGTGGAGTATGTTGGAGAAGGTGAGCGAGTGGAATTCTCGCCTAGAGGGACAAAAGGTtgtatttgaaaatttggcatTAAAGTCTCCATTATTAGAATGCATTAAAGAGGCACAAAAGAAGGATGATATGGTGCAGAAATGGTTTGAAAAAGCACAGAAAAAGGAAACCCAGGATTTTAAAGTAGGGCCTGAAAGAGTACTGAGATTTCAAGATCGAATCGTGGTGCCCGGAGATGAAGGAATAAGAATAGAAATATTGGAGAAAACGTACCGATCTAAGTATACGATACACCCTGAGagtaataaaatgtaccaagatttaAAAGGGTTGTATTGATGGGATGGCTTGAAAAAGGAAGTGGCTAGATTTGTTCAAGCATGTTTTGTCTGCCAGCAAGTTAAGCTTGAGCACCAGAAACTTtcgggacttttgcaacctctaaaGATACTCGAGTGGAAGTGGAAACATATTGCCATGAATTTCGTGGCAGGGTTACCAAGAAATCAAATGGGGCATGACGCGATTTGGGTGGTAGTAGATCGGCTTACTAAGACTACACATTTCCTGCCGGTGAATATGAAATACCCTTtggagaaactagcaaatcttatATGGATGAAATTGTGAGGTTACATGGAATTCCTGTAAGTATCGTTTCTAACAGGGATCCAAGGTTTGTTTCctgattttggcaaaaattaCAAGAGACCTTGGGGACTAAGTTAAACTTGAGTACAACATATTATCCTCaaacggatggacagtcggagaggACAATCTAGACTTTGGAGGATATGTTAAGATCATGTATAATGGAATTCGGAGGAAGTTGGAGTCACCATATGACATTGGTTGAGTTTGCGTATAATAACAGTTACCATActtcaattcaaatggcaccttacGAAGTATTTTATGAAAGAAAATGTCGATCGCCGAcccattgggatgaagtaggagagagaaagattTTGGATCCGACCACTATACCTTAGATTGAGGAAGCATATGAGAAAGTAAAAATAGTTTGAGAACAGCTTCAAACCGCCTAGAGTAGACAATAGGGTTATGTGGATAATAGAAGAAAAGTCTTGGAATTTGAAATGGAGAATAAGGTCTTCTTAAGAGTTAAACCTATGAAAGGAGGAGTTGTAGCaaagaaagggaagaaattAAAACCAAGGTATATTGGACCTTTTGAAATTCTCCGACGAATTGGAAAAGTGGCATATCAGTTCGATTTGCTTGCTAGCATGTCTAAGATCCATAATGTTTTCCACGTTTCTATACTCAAGAAGTATCATCTAGATCCAACTCATGTGATACAGTTGGAAGATATTGAAGTAGATGAGCCACTTTCATATGAAGAATATCCTATGAAGATTCCTGATCGAGAGGTAAAGGACTTGAGAAACAAGAAAATTCCTTTGGTTAAGATCTTTTGGAGAAATCATGAAGTTGAGGAAGCGAATTGGGAGGCAGAAGAGGAGATGCAGAAAAAGTATCCTGAATTGTTTGTTTAGAAAAGTGAGAATTTTGAGaagaaaattcttttaaagagggaaggatgtgaggactctaaaatttttactatttttgtaaggtaaataataatgatgaaaatatttatattatgttatTTTGCTAAATTTTTGGTATTCTCATCtattaaaatgtcattttaaaacttagttgaaatttttattattaattgccCAGTTATCATTTGGCTAGCATTAAGTGTGAAACTTTGGAATGGTGGCGCGAAATTTAGTCTTAAAATGAAGTTTAGAGCATGTAGAAACtttaaagaaatagaaaaacgaTAGGATAATGTTAGTTGAGAGAAATCTAGTTAAGGGCAAAATGTCGCACAAGGACATGACAAATAAGTGAGTAGGTGAGGTGGTTCACCTACTACACTTTAAAGGATGAAACTAGACTTGAgagttcattttctttttttctccttgAGCCATtcgaaaatagagagagagagagagagagagagagagagagagggagactTGAGAGCTCTCTATTTTCTCCTCCATCTTGCTTTTGAAGATCACTTGGAAAACAGTCAACCACTAcaattttgtcttcttcttcttctcttcttgttgagccgagagagagagagaccagCCAAGAAGGGGCACCATTCATCTTGTTTCTTGTGAATTTGTGGAAGAAATCACCAAGTAACCTAGAAGATCTTTGACCTTTCTCGGGgaaacttaaagggatgaaaCTTAGAAGGAAGTTTTGAGGTTGAATCACACTAGATCTAGTTAGATCTTGAGATTAAAATCGAAAATCACCCTTTATCTTTAATTTCTAGCCATGAAAATGTTAGATTCACTTGATTTAAGTAAGATCTATGGTAGATCTagtaaatttcttgaaaatataTACCACTAGATGTTCTAATGGTTAAAATACTAGCATAGCTCTTGATTTGTTGATTGGATttactttaaaatttttcattgataaccaagggctaatgattgatgaagtcTTTAGGGATTTGAGTGAGTTTTTGTTGGCTAAATCATTGTTTTGTTGGCAAAATTCTTGAGGAATTTTCGGATGAACTAGCCGAATGAAGAGGGTTACTTTTTAACCTTCATTTTCAACATTTTTGTGTTCTTTTTAACTAAATTTCACTCAAGTGATTTGGTATTATATTAAACTATGATTATATGTTGAAATTTAGGAATTCTAACggttaaaagtcatttttatttCACTATTTTTGGGCTAAAAACTATCCGGACAGCAATGGTGAACTCGAGACTATTTTGCCCTTGATTTTGTGTTTTCATGCGTtgaaattctttttaaaaagGTATTCTAGATACATATTATTTTTATAACTCAAGTTTCGTGTCGAGTTCAAGTGAATTTGGTTTAGTTTCGCGAATTGTTGAAACGAAACTTATTATCTTTCTTTATGTGTTTTAGGAGTGATTGAATACTGTGATATCGATCCTAACTTGGATTCAGAGCTTTGATATTTTGGTGAGTTTCCATGCATGTTATCTGAATTTACAAATGTGACATAGATGTGAACTTGATGTTGTAATTGAGATGAATAGTATTTTGAATTGCTGAAGAGTTGTGATGTAGCCTAGGTTGTTATCCCATCGACAATCAGTGATTGAGTGTGCATGTTAATTCTTGGGAATTCCTGAGTCCTATAGGTAAGTCTGTCGATTCGAGCCAGTCATGAGATTTGATCGAGGAGATTTGACGAGCCATAGAAGAGTGTTTTATATTCACTGAACTTGGCATTTAGACTTGTCCCTTTTGACGTGAAAACTATGTATGCTCGAACAATACTCATTTTAAGTGTTTTGGATTTCAGGTCAGGTAGGAGGAGTCGTTGGAAGGAGaatgaagtaagtggagttctacatagtgataaaatttgaaagtcGATGGAGTGTCGACTACGTGAAATAAGATCAAGATTCGTGGAAATtgactcctgagagccacccatATCCTATCCCCTTGATATTGTTAATCGCTTTATTTACTCGTTTTGAATTGTGAATTTGTAGTGTAATTTGAACTGCTCTATGTGACTGTGTGCCTTTTGGAACTCACTAGACGTTAGCTCATTCtttcaaatttgttttccttaacagaaatTGAGAACCCGAGTGAAGCCGTTGTCAGTTAGGGTGTGATCCTGTTTCTTTTGTATCTTGTTTTGGGTTGTTAAACTTTGAATTCGATATTTTGGAAGCTTGTAAGACGAACCTTGATTGTATCTTAAATACATTGGatcttattttttattagtCGGGTTGTAAGTTGAACTTAATTATGTTATAAGCTGTGGAATTGTTATTTaagtactttggaagtattttattctatcgtatgagtgagtcctggcgcgagttggGTAGgcagcctgcccaactctttggttcgccctaggggaaggtggagcTATCACAGAAGTCTCTTTTCGTAATTGCGGCGACCCTTAATATATAACGTCCCCTCAAATCACACCAGTTTGTGATAATTTCTGATTTTAACAATATTTCGAGAAATTCGCTCTTCAAAATCAGGATGATTATGAGTTTTTCTTTCATAGTGAATGTAGTACTTGATTTTCAATTAACTAAGTATAGCAAAGTGGGTAAAACTTTTTTCCCTcattaatattaatattatgCATGAATAATCTTTATTGACATAACAccattaaaaaattataactcCAATAACAAGTGAGAAATTGTAAGTAGGAGATATTGACATCAAGATTATACCTATCAATCAGGATTTACCATAGGCTAGATTGTTTGGATAGGGTCAATGGATTTTTGGCATGACAACTGGATGGGGCAGGGTCCACTTTGTCAACGTGTGGAGATTTTCCAGGACCAGCAGGTGGCGGATTTTGTGTTAGGGGGAGAGTGGAATGCCCGCTTGCTCTCACAGGTGATACAGCCGGAGCTGGTGCGACTTGTATTGTCTTGTAGGCCTCCAACGTTCCTGGGAGAGGACAGGATAGTTTGGATGCTAACTCCCAGCGGGGAGTTCTCAGTGGTCTTGGCTTTATCGCTTGTCCGGCCCCACTCTCATGGGTCGTTTGGAGCCGCTTGTGTTTGGTATCGGTCACTGCCAATCACGATTTCATTTTTCATACTTCGCTTGCTATCCGGTAGGCTACCTCTCCTGGAGCAGTTACACCATTTGGGTGTTCACGGGCCTTCTAGATGCTGTTATTGCTCTGATCCCCAGGAGGAACGGTTGTATCATCTTTTTTGCATAGGGGAAACTGACTAGTAGGTATGGAGGGCATTCGAGATGCAGGAGGGGGTGTTGACTCGTATCAGTTCGACCTGACACATGGCAAACTTGTGGTGGCTGCGGCCTACCCCACAGCAATACTTGGCTTTTGTTTATCGTATACTTCCTTCTACCATCTATTGGGAATTATGGCACGCGAGAACTAGGGCATTAGAGCAAGGGGGAAGGACAGATGGGGGAGTAGTGATAGCCCAAACCTTTGTCCGAGTAAGGGAATTCCTGTAGATTCAATTTGCAATGTTGTCATGGCCACTTGGCTCTTGGGAGAGTTTGCACTCGGCCTTGGTAGCTCGGTCGAAAAAGGTGA
It includes:
- the LOC113739160 gene encoding uncharacterized protein, translated to MENKVFLRVKPMKGGVVAKKGKKLKPRYIGPFEILRRIGKVAYQFDLLASMSKIHNVFHVSILKKYHLDPTHVIQLEDIEVDEPLSYEEYPMKIPDREVKDLRNKKIPLVKIFWRNHEVEEANWEAEEEMQKKYPELFV